The Sinomicrobium kalidii region ATTCTACGGCCTTTGAAAACCATGTAAAAAAATACATTACCGATGTAGTGGGCCATTACAAGGGAAAGGTGAAAAGCTGGGATGTGGTCAACGAAGTTTTTGCAGATGGCGGAGGGCTGCGCAACGAAGACATTATAAAACCTGTATTTAACGACCCCATTGCCTTTTACGGGCGTTGTTTCCAGTATGCCCGTAATGCCGACCCGGATGCCAGGCTATTCTATAATGACTATTCCGTAGTTACCGATTCAGGGAAACGGGATGCCATTAAAGCCATGATCGACAGGTTTGCTGCCGAAGGATACCCCATTGACGGTGTGGGAGACCAGTTTCACTACATGCAGTCTACCGACAAAACTACCATGCAAAACGGTTTTACCGATTTGGCAGGTACGGGATTATTGATTCACATATCTGAACTGGATATCCGGATGAACCTGCAACAATCGGAAAGTTATGTTTTTACCGGGACCGAAGCAGAGAAGCAGGCCGATACCTACCGGTTTATAGTGGAAATGTACGAAAACCTTCCCGATACACAGAAATTTGCCATTACCACCTGGGGGGTAACCGATAAATATACCTGGATTACGGATTACTGGCACGAAAATGAATATCCCCTGCTCCTGGACGAAACGTATGCCAAAAAACCGGCTTATTACGGTTTCCTGGAGGGATTGGAATAAACGTACTTTAATGAATAAACGTGAAAATTTTATATTATGAAAACACTGCTGAGATATACCAATATGGAATATGCCGTATTTGTTCTCCTGTCACTGCTTTTGACATCGTGTGTAAAAGAAGAAGTCCGGGAAGTGGCCCTGTTTGAGCCCGGTGTTCTGGAAGGTACGGTTTCCGCTACCGGTATTATGGCCGGGGATACCCTGGAGTTTAGGGATATGTCAACCAAAGTGCAGGAACGTACATGGAGGTTCGAGGGAGGCATCCCGGCCAGTTCGGGGGATGAAACCGTACAGGTCATCTATCCGTCGGGAGGGAGTTATACCGCAACCCTGACCATAAAATTTGTGGACAATCAGATTGAAAGCCGGGACTATTCCATAGTGGTAGAAGCCGATCCCGATGCCCCGGAGGAAACCCTTGAGAAATACGGGATCTATACCGAAGACCTGACTGTTGCCGAAGGTAGTGAAGTTGATATTATAAGTAACTACCAGTTTAATATCGAGACTACAGGAGATGCTTTTGAAGGAGAGAAAGCCCTCCGGTTTTCGATAGATAATTCCGATTCCTGGGCCATGGCATCCATACAACCGAAAGGCGACCCGGTAGATATTTCTGCTTATACGGATTATAAGGTGACCCTTAAATCCGACAGCGAAGGCTCCATCTACATAAGAATGCAGGGAGGAGGCGAACGTGCAATAATCACACTGGATGCTTCGGAAGAATCATACGGGTTCAAACGCGACGGACAATGGCATCCGGTAACCATTCCGATTACCGATTTCCTGAAGGATAACCCTAAGCTCGATCTTACCCGGGTTACGGATTTTATGGTGTTGCGTAGTACGGAACAGGATGTCAGAACCTATAACAATTACACTTTTTACCTGGATAATCTATACCTGTCCAGAGAAAAGGATGATTAGATTACAGGTAATAAGGGAACTTTAAATCCTGTTAAATGGAGGGTTTATTCCCCGTTGTTCAAGTATACCGTGATGCTATAAACCCTTTCTTTCCTGGTATCGGCCTTACGCAGTATTTGATCCAGATTGGCAAAAAGTTGCCGGACTTCCTGTTCAAATATAGCCGGGATATTATGGTTACGGTCAG contains the following coding sequences:
- a CDS encoding endo-1,4-beta-xylanase encodes the protein MKTLIALWLLILMGSTACTEEETVVFVDGDELNRKPDAELPDVSLKEKATFNIGAAVKAGYIENEAAYSQALSGNFNQLTAEFEMKMEVIWSAPHSYNWEKADDLVGYAESNNMDVHGHALVWYRSFPEWFGQAEYDSTAFENHVKKYITDVVGHYKGKVKSWDVVNEVFADGGGLRNEDIIKPVFNDPIAFYGRCFQYARNADPDARLFYNDYSVVTDSGKRDAIKAMIDRFAAEGYPIDGVGDQFHYMQSTDKTTMQNGFTDLAGTGLLIHISELDIRMNLQQSESYVFTGTEAEKQADTYRFIVEMYENLPDTQKFAITTWGVTDKYTWITDYWHENEYPLLLDETYAKKPAYYGFLEGLE
- a CDS encoding PKD domain-containing protein, translated to MKTLLRYTNMEYAVFVLLSLLLTSCVKEEVREVALFEPGVLEGTVSATGIMAGDTLEFRDMSTKVQERTWRFEGGIPASSGDETVQVIYPSGGSYTATLTIKFVDNQIESRDYSIVVEADPDAPEETLEKYGIYTEDLTVAEGSEVDIISNYQFNIETTGDAFEGEKALRFSIDNSDSWAMASIQPKGDPVDISAYTDYKVTLKSDSEGSIYIRMQGGGERAIITLDASEESYGFKRDGQWHPVTIPITDFLKDNPKLDLTRVTDFMVLRSTEQDVRTYNNYTFYLDNLYLSREKDD
- a CDS encoding RidA family protein: MTCLIITWFSTAGNYCYGQTKSTDVKVYNDFYIHQGVIYTSGILGTDRNHNIPAIFEQEVRQLFANLDQILRKADTRKERVYSITVYLNNGE